The Synchiropus splendidus isolate RoL2022-P1 chromosome 5, RoL_Sspl_1.0, whole genome shotgun sequence DNA window AATTCTCATTATTCTGCCCTtgagtcactgtttttttttccattatcaatcattattattttaaaatctaaaTTTATGTTTGTTATCTGTGCAGTTTTTTATAAAGTCATTTCTCGAAACACATCTACTGTTTATTGAATTCAAGTGGTACATAATAAACCACAGCTGTGTGACATACCGTCTTCCCACCATAGAGTGGCGCTGTGGAGCCGTGAGCATTAtttacagcagcagcttccGCCCGACATCCCTGAACTGAAACAAGTGGTAGCAAGAGACTCGCCTCTTTGGGAAAATTCAGCACTTTTGCTTCTTAGCTTACATCGGCAGGTGAGTGGGTCATTGCTAAAATAACGTCTGCGGCTTTCATCCTCACCTCTGAATGAAAGTTCAACTGTTTTTTGCTCTCCTACGTGTGAATTAGCACGTAGCACGGCTGATATTGCAAATTCATTCTGTTGCTCGAGCTAGCTGTTAGCTGTCATGCCCATTCAAATCTGGCTTCAAATAAACAATTATGTTCTCGATTTAACATATGTGTAATATTGAGCGATAAACTGCGGGGCGTTGTGTATTTTGAAGACATTTcggttgttttttgtttaccgGCTAACGTGTTAATGTAgttggttttgtgtttcacagtcGAGTCCAGACACGAGAAAATGGTAAGTCGCTCAACGTCTGCTAAACAACCTGAGCTACCTAGTGTATTCTAATGTTATTTTGTGTCGTTCAGTCTCGCAGATATGATTCCCGGACGACCATCTTTTCTCCCGAGGGTAAGTAATCTCGCTTCGTCATTGTCGTGGTTTCACTTTCATAACCTGAAGTCACTCTCTTTTATAAGACTATTTGTCTATTGAATTGTCAAGAAAAACATTATTGGacttacatttttaaaagcgTTCTGAAAGTGGTCTCAtatgtgaaatttaaaaaaaggtcaaCGTCTAGTCATCAGCACGTTTCTCCAATGGCAATgaataaaaagtttttttatGTTAATAGACTTGTATTCAGTTAAAAGACTCGGCTCAACATCTTCTCactgtgttttgtcttttcctGCCAATTTCAGGGCGGCTCTATCAAGTGGAGTATGCGATGGAAGCCATTGGCCACGCCGGAACCTGCCTGGGGATTCTAGCAAACGATGGTGTGCTGCTGGCAGCAGAGAGACGCAACATCCACAAGCTACTGGACGAAGTGTTTTTCTCTGAGAAGATCTACAAGCTGAACGAGTTCGTACATCAAACCTCCGACGTGCTTTGTCGCGCTAGGTTTTTGTAATGACACGGTCCATTTTGTGCTGCCCCCTCCAGAGATATTGCTTGCAGTGTTGCTGGAATCACTTCGGATGCTAATGTGCTGACTAATGAACTGCGGTTAATTGCGCAGAGGTAAGCATCCACTTGTTGTACATCTACAAAACTCCAAATACAAATCAAACATTGAGCACATGAACAGAAAATagacaaatcaaaacaaaagcatggGTTACAGGCTTATGTGGAAATGTCCTTTTCCCCATGGTAAACATAACATCCTCTCTTAGTCCTTTCAACTTTACATAAGGAGTTGTAGGATGGAGTTTAAGTCATTGCGTTTAACCAGTCTTTCAACACTGGGGCTTGACTGTTTTCCAGTGTCTGAGAATAATCCGCGCTGCCGTGACTAAACCAACCATAATatcagggaaaaaaatggaatttggCATCTGTCTCCCATAAACACAAAGCTGTGTCTAATGGGACCTCTCTGCCCAACTCATAATATTCGTAACCTCTACCCATAATGGTTTGACTAGTGTGCAGTCCCAAATGCAATGTACAAACATCCCACCCTCTCTCTAACATTTCCAACACAAATTATCTTTCATAACTTTTACTCTGTGAAGCCTTTGCCCCTTGCCTCTTTTACATATTCGCCACATTCTCTTATTGTTTTCTCCCACCTTTCCTTATTAAATTCCATTTCAAGATTCCCATAAAAGCTTCACATTTGTGCGTTCGCCACTGAACACACAATAAAATTCAGATTCTATTTGTCACCTTCATGGCAAGCCAAAGAAATCTGAGATATAGTTACTAACGCCTTCCAGTGACACAGTCCCTGACCTGCAAGTTCCTCCAAAAATGGTTTTCCCTTTAGATTATATTTTGATATAAATGATAAATTCTTGTATTCTGATCACATTTGGCCAACAAATATTATGCAAACACTCCAGATTCAACTcaaatttgtaaaataaaacttGCTTTTTTTATGTCCTTGTTTGCTGAaggaaatgtttatttctttcaAGTAACTCTGTTGATGGATAGAACACCTTCCTATCGCTTGCTGGTTGCTCTAGCCCCTGACAATAGTTTTCTACTCGTCAGTGTAGATTCCTTGGCTTTAAACCAAGTTCATATTATAACAGACTTGGTTTTAATTTTGGCATTTACAAGAACTGTCTAATAATTTTGGGCTGTTTGATCACTGAAACTCTCACCTGAACTTATGATTGATTCATTGTCCAGATATCTTCTGCAGTACCAGGAGCCAATGCCCTGTGAGCAGCTGGTGACAGCATTGTGTGATATCAAGCAGGCGTACACTCAgtttggaggtttgaagcatgttaccttttatttattctacTCTTGATTCCACCCCGTAATGTACTTCCCTTTTTGTTTGCTTCAGGAAAGAGACCATTTGGAGTGTCCCTGTTGTACATGGGCTGGGACAAGCACTACGGCTTCCAGCTGTACCAGAGTGATCCCAGTGGCAACTATGGAGGCTGGAAGGCCACCTGCATCGGCAACAACAGCGCTGTGAGTCCCACACATTGAAGAATCATCAAATTTGGTTCATTTTGATCCGTTAGAACGAGTTCAAGGAAGTTGTTGTATTCTAGGGCAGTGAAGTTAAATGAAAACTATGATTCATTATGGAGTATTCTGTGCAGAATGCTAACTCATGTTGACTGTGAGGCAGCGCCATATTTGAATATGGAGTGTTGACCTTCAGTAAACCGAAGATCTCCGTTCTGCTGGATAAGgtgctctgttttgttttcctgcaacACAGGCTGCAGTGTCCATGCTGAAGCAGGACTACAAGGAGGGAGAGATGACTCTGGCTTCTGCTTTGGCTCTTGCCATCAAGGTTCTTAACAAAACCATGGATGTCAGCAAACTCTCTGCAGAGAAAGGTGACTGGTGTcttttgtctctctgctgtGTCGTGATTTCCATGCGTCATCTTGAGAATAAAAATATCcatgacacaacacaacatgtcATGTTCCAGTTGAGATCGCCACCCTCACCCGTGAAGATGGGAAGACCAAGATCAAGGtgctgaagcaggaggaggTAGAAGAGCTCATCAAGAAACATGAAGCTGAAGAGGCCAAGGCTGAGAAGgacaagaaggagaaggagcagaaggAGAAAGACAAATAATCACATGGTTTGCCTTTGTCCTTGAGCTCCGTGtggtttagatttttttaataaaactatggaAATGGGTCTTCAAGTGTGCCGAGTCTGTCGCTTACACGTCAACGTTTAGAAGGATTTTTCTGCAACAGTAGCGTGAGAACGCAGTATAACAATCAgacacaagatggcgctgtcgCCCTGCGCTTTTCAACTTGAAAGTCGCGCTGTAAATCACGATCTAGTGGATGAGAAAAGCCTTCATGTTTTCTGCTTGTGTGTCGGTAGCATTTCACACTCGTCTATTTATTACTCACTGCATTGATCTCGCAAGTCAAGATTTATGTCCTGGGGAGCCACAGGTGGCGACAGTGCTATATAGTGTGGATAGACATCTCAATCCAGTTACCACTAAAGATGAGCATCATAAGCCTTTCTCTATTCTAACTGGTCGCCATATTTTGAAAGATGACGTCACCCATCTTCCAAGAGAGACTGTTATCTGGCTCAGCCATTTGAAGCAGTTGTCTTCCCGACTAGATCAGCTGGCCTCAATCTACATATCTAACACTGAAAGGCAGAGGGCTGAGTCAGGGCTGGATACATGAATATGCTGAGGCGTTGATAGAGAAGCGGAGTGTGTTTCCCTTCCTGGGTGGGACGTCGCAGTGGACCACACTACAAGGTTGGGAAGGCGAACTGATACCCTCGAGGTCCAAgctgtccaggtctgtgagatgTTCCACTCTGTGTGATATCCCCCTGAAAACCCCTTCCACCTGTTGCTCTCAGGTTTCCTTCAGGGTTAAGTCCATGATGAATCCTTCATTGAAGATGGCAGGGAAAACAGGGCGGTACGTCTTGAGAGCGGCTGTGAATAGCCCAGTTCAAAGACATCGGTGGAATCAATTGAGATGTGTGTTTATTCGACAACTGCAGGTGAGGACGCCACCCACCATGTGAACTCCATTCAATGAGACATCAGCGGCGCTGGTTGATTTAAAGGGCAGATGCAGTGAGGTCATGGTGTTCACATGAGCTCCAGTGGGAGGATCTTGGCAGCACACTCTGAGAACCAACATGGACCAGAGTTGCACAGGCCCAACTCTGATTTCATCACCAAACTCGGCGCAGGAGTTATAAAGGTCCTCGGACGAAACAAGTCAAGTCAGTTTGGCAAACAAGCCGTCGTCCTGCGGAGCTTCTCCGCCGCCGTGTTACCACGCTTTGTAGAATGTTTATGGGCTGGTTCTCTTCTCCGGGCCGGGAGTTCAAGCCAATCTTTTAGAGTGTAAACACAAACCCAAAAAAGCACTGGAATGTCTGTGCAGTGGGAGCCGGACGCGGAGGTCATCTGGAGGCCAGGACAGGTGGTATACATCAGAATCACGGCTGACATCTCAGCATTAACTAATCCAAACATGAGGAAGAAGGTATGTACTGggaggggacagaggaggaggaaggaagagagaagaTCGAGGGGGAGGGTCTTTACGATCATCCTCTTATCTCTCCTCTGGTCTGAGCACCACTTTCATGTTGGAGAATGACTTGGCTGGTACCGCAGAGCGCTGAGACTTCAGTGGCTCCTGAGACCAGCATTTGTGTCGTCACAAACATTGTCTTTAATTCTTGTTTGAGTCCTGAAAATGGGGGATTTTGAAGCCACGACCGCCATGCAGGGGGGATTCTGTGGGTCCCTGGAGAATGTCAGGCCCGGCGTGACCTTTGCTCCGTCTCTTTCTTCTGTCCAAATGCATTCGCTCACTGGCTGAAATCAACAGTCGACTCATGAAGACTCTTGTTTCTTTGTGCCCTGGGTTTCGCTAACTGTTGCCCAATGATGTGAACTACCTTGGCATCAACCAGAGTATATGAGGATCTGCGCCTGTAAATTGAAGGGCTGTAGCTCAGGAGCAGAACAAGTTTCATCGCAGCATTCAGTTTGAGAaatgttgtaaaaaaaagacacttccCATCTTTTCTTCAATGTTCTGGAACTCTGCTCCCAAGAGGCCGGAGGCTGCCACTGTACCAGTCATGACCTGTGAGAGACATATTTTTTGGGTGAACATCCACTTCACACGAGAACAAATTTGTTTCTCCAGGACACTATAAATACCCTTCAGCATCTCTCAAAGTTCTTCCACCGCTTCATCAATGTTATACAGCTCTGGAAACTCTTGGCCTCTGCAGCCCGACTCAAGTCGTCGCAGACAGCCTCCATATAAGGTGCTTTTCTTCAGCCAGGGCTCCGACAGTTTGCGGTATGTTCGGCACAAGTGAGCACAAAATCAATCTGAAAAGAAGCGGAAAGGTTTAGGCTTCTTGCTGTTTGAACCACTTTTATGCTTCTGTAGCTCTGCATGATATTTCCCCCTCCTCAGTCCATCTGCCTTTACAGGCTGGCTCATCCAGTTCCATCTTCACAACCATAACCTGCTGAGGTGAATTGTTTAAAATGCAAACCATGTTAACTTCATTTTAGATTTAGATAGTGTACAAtcaatacacacatatatagtgGGGAATtgcgtctgaaaacaaaagtcagCTGTGGACACTACTGGACCCctcgccccccaccccccaccctcaAAATCAAGCTGCTCTCTGAAGGCTCACCGGTGCATGAAAGCTGGACCCTGCAGAGAGACTGAGGAATTAAACCATCTCCTCACCCATGACACTCATTTTACGTGTGCCCTCTAAGTCCCAGAGATGACAGGCTCCGTGCCAGATCAGGAGTTCACCATAAATGGAGCCCGTCTGAAGTAAACAATCATTATAGGGCCTTTTATGGAGCGTATATGAAGCCATTGTTGCTGCTCTTAATAGACGCTTTGTGGCTCGGCTCCTCCGTCCGACTGATACTGGTGTAATTAGAGAAGCCTCCGCTTGGTCAATTTCCCTTCAAAATATCAGCACCAAGGTTTTTACAGTTATTTTCAAGCCGCAGCCTGTTGCCTCAACAGAGGTTTATTGTGTCTGTCAGGGGTTATTTGTTTGAAGCTGCTCGCTGTTTGGCAGAAGTGCTCACTTGTATTCTTCAGCGCTGGCAGACCCTCGGCTCTGTTCCTGCTCGGAACCCCGTCATTTTGTCACCGCTGCTTGACCTAATAAGGCAGGGCAGGGATGGAGCGTTCACCTCGTCCTCCACTTGAGTTTTCAACACAGTGCGCATTGACACCCGCTCACATCTGGAGGGAATAAACTCCGAGTCTAAACTTTGTGCTGACTGGAGTGGAGCCGCAGCATCCAGATCATGCTGTAGGTGCTCATGCTGTTGCGACGCTTAATTCAGCTGTTGTTTTATTCataatgatgaaaatgttgagtTTATGTTTCCTCTGgccactctgatttcctcccacagtcaaagAACCCAGAGGTTGATTGGCCATTCAATGGTGTGAGCAAGCAGAAGAAACTGAACCAATGCTGTAGTTATTCGTGGTTTGTTCCTGTAAACTGGTGCTCCATATTGTGGCGCTGACCAGTTGTAGTGTTCAACACATCCATTTGATCAAGAGTTTTTGTTCCACTGAGTCACTGTCTTAACTAAAAAATACTGCAtttctttccaaaaaaaaacataacataaaaaacataaatatgtaatacacgcacgcacacacacacacacacacttttaatgtcttgaaaatatttgcaaaacaatttcaatttcataagaatgtcaagtacattcagagtcgtggaaaccTTGGCCACtgtgcagtgaaaaacatccctgaacaaaagcaaacagatgcttttctttccttttgtacagggattcctccatgtttgttgtcgttgttatcatcctagctgccatgtgtcttgtgcatcagtgtgatcagtggaccaggaactcctgcactgacaaaggttgcctgtcgtctggagagcaaacttttcaaataaaataaaataaaatattgcgTCAAGTTAAGACGCAAGTGTATTGCATCTTAATACTGACAATATTCTAAATGAAATGTGCTGTAACTTGAATTAAGACgcaatacaatatatatatattgtgtatttCCCTGCCATATATTGTATGTGTGCGTCTTAATTCAAGTTATTAGTATttaaatactatatatatagtatttaaATACTAAtaacttgatatatatatatcaagtcATTAGTATTAGTTAGTTcttattattactatatatatagtatttaaATACTAATAACTTGAATTCCTACGcaatacactatatatatatgtatatatatatatatatatatatatatatagtcagttACTGTACATTTCATTTAGAATATTGTCAGTATTGAGTCACAGTCAAGAACCTGAGTCTGCGCTGAACAggttttctcctcctcccttctTTCTTCGTGTCCTCACCTCGATCACCTTGAGTCGCTCATTTGCAGCTGCGTCTGTGTGGACGGCCTCAATGGGCCTTTTGTTCCCATCTGTCCCTAAACAATACGCTGATTTATGTTATACTGTGATGCCTGCGCTCACCATGGCACAACTACACTGTCATGAATCTGTGTTCGCCTCACTCCGGACTCAAGACGTTGTCCGCCCGAGAATAAGAAATCTCTCCGCAATAGACTCCAATAGGACAGATAAACAAGCAAATCCTTTCGGTCCATATGCCTCAACCCACACAAGAGTGACCCTTCTATTTTGAACCCTCTACCTTTTtattctctctcttctcttagTATGTGTtcctatactttttttttttccaaaatgtcttCCCTTGGAATTTCAATACTGTTTTTACTGAGTGGATTGGAAATGGGTGACTATCTCCTTGGCAACAACAGATTTGAAGATCATGTCAGAGAAGATATGAAAAAGAGTTTGATTTAAAAAGAGGCATCgagtatttaaatattttacaggTTGAAATGGTCCGACTATTCTGTACTCTTGGGGAGGAGAGCTGAGTGGCATTAAACCATAGTGACAAAATATATGTCTTTCAGGTGATGTTTTTGTCCTTGATCACTTGGGAAGAGAGAATAAGGTCGGTCGGACGTTAAACAAACCTGAAAACACATTGCAGTTTTTTTCACTTGTTCCCAGAGAGTGGGAGCTGCCAGGGGTTGTGGGCCAGCCACTTGGGTCGACAGGCGGGTGAAGGCACACGCTGACATCACTTGAGATTGGTCACCAAAGATAAACCGCTTTTTAAAATAACTTATTATTGCTTTGAACTTAAAGCAACAGCAACCTTGAGGAATCAAGTTGGCAGTTCTAATTCACTTCCAACTGTATGGTACATTTGTACCCCAAGAattgacaaaaatataaatctgaAGCGGCCATTTTTCTGCTTTGGAAGGAAATTGAACTGAAGTGTGGTCAAGTGTTGACTTCAGTGACTTCCTGGTAAAGTGAAAACGTGGGTGGTGAAAAGTCTTCAGATACCAGCTGCTGTTGATTtagattcttatttttatttttcaaaggtTTAGTACCACAAATGAAGCGCTGGAATGACAGTCCCTCCAGAGAAAAAGCCTCACAACTGTGGGAGGTGGGTGGCGTTCGAACAGACATTTTGAAatctgtcatttccaaaatcGCGCTCATCAACACAGCCTTGGTTCGGAGCTTGTTACTGACGTCACGTCAGGAGAAAGTTTTGGAGATGAAGTTCTCCAAAGTAGTCCCCTGCCTCCCTCGACTATTGTCTCGGCGAGAACATCTTCGGTCCCTATTTTAGATAAAACTCCCCCCAGAAACCCAGTCTGTTACATTTTTGATAGGAATTGAGTTCTGGAAACAGCGGGCAGCTCCTAAATTATGCAACCGTTCACATCCTCTTAGGGGGCGGGAGGGAGAGTGGAGTTGGGCCTAGCTGTCGAAAGCAACAAGCCGTGACAGGCCACTGAGTGGGGGGGTGTTGGGGGGGTGGGACCATGCATTATGAATGGTGCTAAGTACGCCAGAGCTGAGTGGAGGCGATGGAGGGCGAGGAGCTGGTGCCAACCCATTGGTTGCCCGCGGGTAATGCACGTCGCTCTGCCCTCCCAAAAAGACCTTCTCCCCCCTCCCTCATCACGGGCCCTCGTCTCTCAGCACACCACCTGCCATGCAAAAATGTTCACCTGAACGACACCAGCACCACCACCCCCCCGCAAAAAAATCTCATGCAGTCGCTTTGCCTCGAACCGAGACTGGAGGATGGACTAGGAGTCTGTGTCACATACTGGAGCCTGGAACACATGAAGTATTCAACCCTGCTCTCCTTAAACTAAGGCTAAGTAATGCTACAGAATAATGATGAACACTggggtctgcagtggtcagtacctaacAAAAGACTGAAGGGCAGCACAGTGCATGGATGGTTGGTGATGCAGCCTCACTGCAGGATGGTTCACTTCCCACCTTGTGTTGAGGGTCTTTCTGATCTCGTGTTGTTGCATGTGTTTCCTCTgagcactcaggtttcctccctaAGTACCTCCAAAGTTTCCACCACAGTACCTCTCCAGGACATACGCCTCTCGGAACCGTGTTCCTAGCACTGCTCGTCCAACACAAGTGTACAACCGAACCAGCCGGTCCTTTGTGTGAGTTATCGCTCACCAAAACTGATGCTACCGACACATTGATCCTAGTAAGAGAAAGAAAAGGTCGGCAGCTCTTCAGTTCAACTCGGATGATCTTTACACATGTCGGACATCGTGCGCAGAGCGTGGCGATCATATTGACAGTGGATGGATACAATCGTTTTTATTACTTTCACATCAGCAACGCTTGACCTGCTCACCAAGGTCCAGTGTTTCTGAGTCGTTgagagcaaaaagaaaaaaagcagcattCAACTGATCGCAGCTCTCTTAATGCTGTAACACAGAGGTGgacaattcaatttcctaaagcGCCACGATAGGAAACTGAAACTGTTGTGAGGgtccatcatcaaaagaaagacagcgatgactgcaaaacatgacggaaaatatccaaaatatatacatgaaaaccacaaaaatggccaatgaaaagaagaaaattttagtcttTAAACAAGGCCATGCtatgtttactgctgaagtggtggtgactacaagagaaagaataaaaaaaggcagaaaaatgacaatatatcagttctagttttagtctgacatcaaaagggccacaaaaatacaggaaTCTGGCCCGGGGGCCTCACTTTGCCCAGCTCTGCTGTAGTATATTGATATACTTATTCCTGAAAAAACGAAGAAGAACCAACCAGTGCTTTATTAATATATCATGGCGACATTGTCTCCGACTTTTAAGTCATACATGTGTTTCATAGATAAGCAGCTCAACACACAGCTGGTCCAGCCAGGGTCGCAAAAGTTAAAATGTCAGGACCAACTATTTCATGAATCTCCTCATTTAATCTTCATCatgatgaaatgatcatataaaTTTGAAGAGTCCCTTCTtgtcccccctcctccccttcaCGCCCCCCTGACTCTCGGGCCGCAGGGAGCTCCCTCAGGAGTCCGAGTGCCGCTCAGCTGTGTCTTCCAACCAAGTTTAATATTTGATGAAATTAGTTCTGCTCCGTGGCTGCGCTGAATGTTTCCCAGCCAGAAGTCGCAGCAACAGTTTTGAGTTAATGGTTGTAGTGTTTCTGCGGTAATGATCGACGACTCCGCGGAAGGAAAGACCTCCCTCCTGTTTGAGTGACACGTCGATGACGAAAGAGTTCCACTGTGAAGTGGACTGAAGGAGTGGTGTGTGGGGGTTTGAAACGGTGTGTTTGGATGCTTATTGTGTGCCAAGACACGTGGAGTGAGGCGTGCGAGAGCATCTAGGCAGCAGGAAGGACAAGAGCTCAGACTGCACTGAAGTGTCTCCGCTGATGTAGCTGTGATGAAGCCAAGCCATGGAACAGGCTGGCCTTTTAAATGTTAAAGACACGAACCTGATGTGAGTTTTGCATTTCACATGGAGGGTTAAATGTATTCTGACTATGTACAAACCAGGACAGGATATTTAGATttcagaatcaaccttatgatGAAGACATGGCTTTCAGCTCCACATTCACGTTACAGGACGAGCGGCTGAGGTTTGTTTAGAGCAGATGGATTTAGTGGCTGTGAGCGGGACGggacctggtgctgctgccgTGGTTAACTGCCACACAGTCGTCAGTTGGATGAGAAACATGCGTCGGATCTgcggaggtgaagaggagctgGATGTTTGGGTCGGAGGCATGTGATTGATGCTCTGTGAGAGTTTCCACCGGGTCCGTATATCAGTCCTGACGTGAAGTGTTGAGCTGAGCTCCTCACTACGTAAGT harbors:
- the psma4 gene encoding proteasome subunit alpha type-4, with protein sequence MSRRYDSRTTIFSPEGRLYQVEYAMEAIGHAGTCLGILANDGVLLAAERRNIHKLLDEVFFSEKIYKLNEDIACSVAGITSDANVLTNELRLIAQRYLLQYQEPMPCEQLVTALCDIKQAYTQFGGKRPFGVSLLYMGWDKHYGFQLYQSDPSGNYGGWKATCIGNNSAAAVSMLKQDYKEGEMTLASALALAIKVLNKTMDVSKLSAEKVEIATLTREDGKTKIKVLKQEEVEELIKKHEAEEAKAEKDKKEKEQKEKDK